Proteins from one Pseudomonas sp. KBS0710 genomic window:
- a CDS encoding bifunctional alpha/beta hydrolase/class I SAM-dependent methyltransferase, with amino-acid sequence MREQQEHTFGTHDGVELFYRHWPATAPVGDAPRKAILLFHRGHEHSGRIAHLVDELDLPQFDFFAWDARGHGQSPGARGDSPSFATSARDVQTFCEHIGATYGIEEQNFAVIAQSVGAVIAATWVHDYAPKIRALVLASPAFKVKLYVPFARPGLALMRKFRGNFFVNSYVKAKFLSHDPERVASYDSDPLITKAISVNVLLGLYEAADRVVADAQAIQVPTQLLISGSDFVVHRKPQQQFFDRLGSLKKELHILPGFFHDTLGERDRAVAVNSARRFILQNFQHPLDRAALLDADKMGATCAESEALAAPLPRNSLRDLYWRMTRASMGLGKNLSDGVKLGFDTGFDSGSTLDYVYRNKPTGKGGLGRMIDTNYLNSIGWRGIRQRKLNVEELLRLAMARLRDEHREVRIVDIAAGHGRYILEALQGVSPLPESILLRDYSDINVRDGGALIREKGLGDIAQFVKGDAFDRADLAALEPKPTLAVVSGLYELFADNGMVGGSLAGLAEAVEPGGYLVYTGQPWHPQLELIARALTSHRQGQAWVMRRRSQAEMDQLVEAAGFRKITQRVDEWGIFTVSLAQKI; translated from the coding sequence ATGCGCGAACAGCAAGAGCACACCTTCGGTACCCATGATGGCGTCGAGCTTTTTTATCGGCACTGGCCGGCCACTGCGCCTGTGGGTGACGCGCCGCGCAAGGCGATCCTGCTGTTCCATCGTGGTCACGAACATTCGGGCCGTATTGCCCACTTGGTCGATGAACTCGACCTGCCGCAATTCGATTTCTTTGCCTGGGACGCCCGTGGCCACGGCCAATCGCCGGGCGCGCGCGGTGACAGCCCAAGCTTTGCCACCAGCGCCCGCGACGTGCAGACCTTCTGCGAACACATCGGCGCCACTTACGGCATAGAAGAACAAAATTTCGCCGTCATCGCCCAAAGCGTCGGCGCGGTGATTGCGGCCACTTGGGTACACGACTACGCGCCAAAAATTCGCGCACTGGTGCTCGCCTCCCCGGCGTTCAAGGTCAAGCTGTACGTGCCCTTCGCCCGACCTGGGCTGGCGTTGATGCGCAAGTTTCGCGGCAATTTTTTCGTCAACAGTTACGTCAAGGCCAAGTTCCTCAGCCATGACCCGGAGCGCGTCGCGTCCTACGACAGCGACCCGCTGATCACCAAAGCGATTTCGGTGAATGTGCTGCTCGGTCTGTACGAAGCCGCAGACCGCGTGGTCGCCGATGCCCAGGCGATCCAGGTGCCGACGCAATTGCTCATCTCCGGTTCCGACTTCGTGGTGCACCGCAAACCCCAGCAGCAATTTTTCGACCGCCTGGGCAGCCTGAAAAAAGAGCTGCACATCTTGCCCGGGTTTTTCCACGACACCCTTGGCGAGCGCGACCGCGCCGTGGCGGTGAACAGCGCCCGGCGTTTTATCCTGCAGAACTTCCAACACCCGCTGGACCGCGCCGCCCTGCTGGATGCCGACAAAATGGGCGCCACTTGCGCCGAGTCCGAAGCCCTCGCCGCGCCGCTGCCGCGTAACTCCCTGCGCGACCTGTACTGGCGCATGACTCGCGCCAGCATGGGCCTGGGCAAGAACTTGTCGGACGGGGTGAAACTGGGTTTCGACACCGGCTTCGACTCCGGCAGCACCCTGGACTATGTGTACCGCAATAAGCCCACCGGCAAGGGCGGCTTGGGGCGGATGATCGACACCAACTACCTCAACTCCATCGGCTGGCGCGGCATTCGCCAGCGCAAGTTGAACGTCGAGGAACTGCTGCGGCTGGCCATGGCCAGGTTGCGCGATGAGCATCGCGAAGTGCGCATTGTCGATATCGCCGCCGGCCACGGGCGCTACATTCTCGAAGCCTTGCAGGGCGTTTCGCCGTTGCCGGAATCGATCCTGTTGCGCGACTACAGCGACATCAACGTACGTGACGGCGGTGCACTGATTCGCGAGAAAGGCCTGGGGGACATCGCGCAGTTCGTCAAAGGCGATGCATTTGATAGGGCAGACCTGGCGGCCCTGGAACCCAAGCCGACCTTGGCGGTGGTGTCCGGCCTGTATGAGCTGTTTGCCGATAACGGCATGGTCGGCGGTTCGCTGGCCGGTCTGGCCGAAGCGGTGGAACCCGGCGGGTATCTGGTCTACACCGGCCAGCCGTGGCACCCGCAACTGGAACTGATCGCCCGCGCCTTGACCAGCCATCGCCAGGGCCAGGCCTGGGTAATGCGCCGTCGCAGCCAGGCCGAAATGGATCAACTGGTCGAGGCGGCGGGCTTTCGCAAAATCACCCAGCGTGTGGATGAGTGGGGCATTTTCACCGTGTCCCTGGCGCAGAAGATCTGA